In Sphingobium sp. Z007, one DNA window encodes the following:
- a CDS encoding PRC-barrel domain-containing protein yields MTDLTMENHGDLIASDRVEGTAVYNRRGERLGKISNFMVDKRSGQVRYAALSFGGFLGIGHDHYPLPWSMLAYDTAQQGYVVDLDKKLLDDAPRYGAEQRPDYDDGYGRNVYQYYGLIYPW; encoded by the coding sequence ATGACTGACCTGACGATGGAAAATCATGGTGACCTGATCGCGTCCGACCGGGTCGAAGGGACCGCCGTCTATAACCGCCGGGGCGAGCGGCTGGGCAAAATTTCCAACTTCATGGTGGACAAGCGCAGCGGCCAGGTGCGCTACGCCGCCCTGTCCTTCGGCGGCTTCCTGGGCATCGGGCACGACCATTATCCCCTGCCTTGGTCGATGCTAGCCTATGACACCGCCCAGCAGGGCTATGTCGTCGATCTCGACAAGAAACTGCTCGACGATGCGCCACGTTACGGCGCTGAGCAGCGGCCGGATTATGACGATGGCTATGGCCGCAACGTCTACCAATATTATGGGCTGATCTACCCTTGGTAA
- a CDS encoding DMT family transporter, which translates to MGLRLIAVLCLSVMFVTVRVASDHGVHVVESLFYRQALALPMILFWVALAGGLRTVRTKRIGVHASRMMLGLTGMLLNFLSYILLPPAEAATIGFTMPIFGTILSALILREATGIHRWAAVLVGFVGVLVIVRPDAGHFPLQGVAVAIAAALVTASVSLVLRELGRTESAGVVVFWFTVLSMIPLGIAMPFVAQAHDALTWGLLLVIGLFGGIAQLCLTAALRWAPVSVVLPMDYTTIIWTTLLGVAIGENWPMATTWAGAALIVASGLYIAWREHIRARRPVVSSAVPPQG; encoded by the coding sequence ATCGGGCTGCGCCTGATCGCCGTGCTGTGCCTGTCGGTGATGTTCGTGACCGTGCGGGTGGCGAGCGACCATGGCGTCCATGTCGTTGAATCGCTTTTTTACCGGCAGGCGCTGGCGCTGCCGATGATCCTTTTCTGGGTCGCGCTGGCGGGCGGCCTGCGCACCGTGCGCACCAAACGGATCGGCGTCCATGCCAGCCGCATGATGCTGGGCCTGACGGGGATGCTGCTCAATTTCCTGTCCTACATCCTGCTGCCCCCCGCCGAAGCCGCGACGATCGGCTTCACCATGCCGATCTTCGGCACGATATTGTCGGCGCTGATCCTGCGGGAGGCGACCGGCATCCATCGCTGGGCCGCGGTGCTGGTGGGTTTTGTCGGCGTGCTGGTCATCGTCCGGCCCGACGCGGGCCATTTCCCGCTCCAGGGCGTCGCCGTCGCCATCGCCGCCGCACTGGTGACCGCCAGCGTCAGCCTGGTGCTGCGCGAGCTGGGCCGCACCGAATCGGCGGGCGTCGTCGTCTTCTGGTTCACCGTCCTGTCGATGATCCCGCTGGGCATCGCCATGCCCTTCGTTGCGCAGGCGCATGATGCGCTGACCTGGGGATTGCTGCTGGTGATCGGACTGTTCGGCGGGATCGCGCAACTGTGCCTGACCGCGGCGCTGCGCTGGGCGCCGGTGTCGGTGGTGCTGCCGATGGATTATACGACGATCATCTGGACCACGCTGCTGGGCGTGGCGATCGGGGAGAATTGGCCGATGGCGACGACCTGGGCGGGCGCTGCCCTGATCGTCGCCAGCGGCCTCTATATCGCCTGGCGCGAACATATCCGCGCCAGGCGTCCGGTCGTCAGTTCAGCAGTTCCGCCTCAAGGCTGA
- a CDS encoding class I SAM-dependent methyltransferase, whose translation MNRLALIAAAIAIVPVGAAVAQHAGHNQAADPTAAAIAAPSRTPKNVARDQYRHPAETLAFFGVTPSQTVVEYSPSGGWYSEILAPLLRDHGTFYALQPTGRYLDGYKTFLAANPAVYDKVKVAAYPEGAASIPAGSVDTVLTFRNVHNMVMAGNEAATFKAFFDMLKPGGTLGVVDHRLPEDRDSALEKSSGYLKVSTIRRIAQAAGFEYVGASEVNANPKDTADWPKGVWTLPPSLSQKDVDKDKYLAIGESDRMTLKFRKPAK comes from the coding sequence ATGAACCGTCTCGCCCTGATCGCCGCTGCCATCGCCATAGTACCGGTCGGTGCCGCTGTCGCCCAACATGCTGGCCACAATCAGGCGGCCGACCCGACCGCCGCCGCCATCGCCGCGCCCAGCCGCACGCCCAAGAATGTCGCCCGCGACCAGTATCGGCATCCCGCCGAGACGCTCGCCTTCTTCGGTGTGACACCGAGTCAGACAGTTGTGGAATATAGTCCGAGCGGCGGCTGGTACTCGGAAATCCTGGCCCCGCTGCTGCGCGACCATGGCACTTTCTATGCGCTCCAGCCCACGGGCCGCTATCTGGACGGCTACAAGACGTTCCTTGCCGCCAATCCGGCCGTCTATGACAAGGTGAAGGTCGCCGCCTATCCCGAAGGAGCCGCCAGCATCCCGGCAGGCAGCGTCGATACGGTGCTGACCTTCCGCAACGTCCACAACATGGTCATGGCCGGGAATGAGGCTGCGACCTTCAAGGCGTTTTTCGACATGCTCAAGCCCGGCGGCACGCTGGGTGTGGTCGATCACCGCTTGCCTGAGGACCGCGACAGCGCGCTGGAAAAGAGCAGCGGTTACCTTAAAGTTTCGACCATTCGCCGGATCGCGCAGGCCGCAGGCTTCGAATATGTCGGCGCATCGGAAGTGAACGCCAATCCCAAGGATACCGCAGACTGGCCCAAGGGCGTGTGGACACTGCCCCCCTCGCTCAGCCAGAAGGATGTCGACAAGGACAAATATCTGGCCATCGGCGAAAGCGACCGGATGACACTGAAATTCCGCAAGCCCGCGAAATAA
- a CDS encoding CpaF family protein has translation MSAFGRKNGPAGMKSGFGVARPMQGGGPKEDAPRGGDQFPPLDIASLPGEIPFDPLSAPTSQMQRNSDAMARLSDRANAEHVPDAGPQGFEASVHKIKEQVLPRLLERVDPEAAATLTKDELAEEFRPIIMEVLAELKLTLNRREQFALEKVLVDELLGLGPLEELLNDPDITDIMVNGPDQTYIEKKGKLVIAPIKFRDEEHLFQIAQRIVNKVGRRVDQTTPLADARLPDGSRVNVIVPPLSLRGTAISIRKFSAKPITIDMLAQWGAMSPKMATALKIAGACRFNVVISGGTGSGKTTMLNALSKMIDPGERVLTIEDAAELRLQQPHWLPLETRPPNLEGQGAITIGDLVKNALRMRPDRIILGEIRGAECFDLLAAMNTGHDGSMCTLHANSPRECLGRMENMILMGDIKIPKEAISKQIADSVDLIIQVKRLRDGSRRITNVTEVIGMEGDVIVTQELFKFEYHDEDDSGKIIGEYRSMGLRPYTLDKARMFGFDQPFLEACL, from the coding sequence ATGAGCGCCTTTGGACGGAAAAATGGACCCGCCGGCATGAAGTCCGGCTTTGGCGTTGCCCGCCCGATGCAGGGTGGCGGCCCGAAGGAGGACGCGCCGCGGGGCGGTGACCAGTTCCCGCCGCTCGACATCGCGTCGTTGCCGGGCGAAATCCCGTTCGACCCCTTGTCGGCTCCGACCAGCCAGATGCAGCGCAATTCCGACGCCATGGCCCGCCTGTCGGACCGCGCCAATGCCGAACATGTGCCCGACGCCGGGCCACAGGGCTTTGAAGCGAGCGTCCACAAGATCAAGGAGCAGGTGCTTCCCCGCCTGCTGGAGCGAGTCGATCCCGAAGCCGCCGCGACGCTGACCAAGGATGAACTGGCGGAGGAATTCCGCCCGATCATCATGGAAGTGCTGGCGGAGCTGAAACTCACCCTCAACCGGCGCGAACAGTTCGCCCTGGAAAAGGTGCTGGTCGACGAACTGCTGGGCCTTGGCCCGCTCGAAGAATTGCTGAACGACCCGGATATCACCGACATCATGGTGAACGGCCCGGATCAGACCTATATCGAAAAAAAGGGCAAGCTGGTCATTGCCCCGATCAAGTTCCGCGACGAGGAGCATCTGTTCCAGATCGCGCAGCGGATCGTGAACAAGGTCGGCCGCCGCGTCGATCAGACCACGCCGCTGGCCGACGCCCGCCTGCCCGACGGGTCCCGCGTCAACGTGATCGTGCCGCCGCTCAGCCTGCGCGGCACGGCGATCTCCATCCGTAAATTTTCCGCCAAGCCGATCACCATCGACATGCTGGCCCAATGGGGTGCGATGAGCCCGAAGATGGCGACCGCGCTCAAGATCGCGGGCGCATGTCGCTTCAATGTGGTTATTTCGGGCGGTACGGGTTCGGGCAAGACAACGATGCTCAATGCTCTGTCGAAAATGATCGATCCGGGCGAGCGCGTGCTGACGATCGAGGATGCGGCGGAACTGCGCCTGCAACAGCCGCACTGGCTGCCGCTCGAAACCCGCCCGCCCAACCTGGAGGGTCAGGGCGCGATCACCATCGGCGATTTGGTCAAGAACGCCCTGCGTATGCGGCCGGACCGCATCATCCTGGGCGAAATTCGTGGCGCGGAATGTTTCGATCTGCTCGCCGCGATGAACACCGGCCATGACGGGTCCATGTGTACGCTCCACGCCAACTCGCCCCGCGAATGCCTGGGCCGTATGGAAAACATGATCCTGATGGGCGACATCAAGATTCCGAAGGAAGCGATTTCCAAGCAGATCGCCGATTCGGTCGATCTCATCATCCAGGTGAAGCGCCTGCGCGACGGGTCGCGCCGCATCACCAACGTCACCGAAGTGATCGGCATGGAGGGCGACGTCATCGTCACCCAGGAACTGTTCAAGTTCGAATATCATGACGAGGATGACAGCGGGAAGATCATCGGCGAATATCGCTCGATGGGCCTGCGTCCCTATACGCTCGACAAGGCGCGCATGTTCGGCTTCGACCAGCCGTTCCTGGAAGCCTGTCTCTGA
- a CDS encoding alpha/beta hydrolase, with amino-acid sequence MERFGFSGDARQPVVLTIPGLNNSGPGHWQTIWEETRGDCERVDLGSWASPNRNAWVTRLDAAIREANGPVILAAHSLGCMAVAWWGALQSQAYGWPVTGALLVAPPDCDRMETPETIGGFGPTPRAQLPFPSILVGSRDDPYIFFERAHSVGKYWGSQFVDAGYAGHINADSGLGDWQFGQSLLERLIDNAQEQASAMRQMRPALPMAQAARPPLHP; translated from the coding sequence ATGGAGCGATTCGGTTTTTCGGGTGACGCGCGTCAGCCAGTCGTGCTGACCATTCCAGGTCTCAACAATAGCGGGCCGGGCCACTGGCAGACGATCTGGGAAGAGACACGCGGCGATTGTGAGCGGGTGGACCTGGGCAGCTGGGCCAGCCCGAATCGAAACGCCTGGGTAACGCGGCTGGACGCCGCCATCCGCGAGGCCAACGGGCCGGTGATATTGGCGGCGCACAGCCTGGGCTGCATGGCCGTCGCCTGGTGGGGCGCCCTGCAAAGCCAGGCTTATGGTTGGCCGGTGACCGGCGCATTGCTGGTCGCCCCGCCCGATTGCGACCGGATGGAAACGCCGGAGACGATCGGCGGATTCGGCCCCACGCCCCGCGCGCAACTGCCCTTCCCCTCAATCCTCGTGGGCAGCCGGGACGACCCCTATATCTTCTTCGAACGCGCCCATAGCGTCGGCAAATATTGGGGCAGCCAGTTCGTCGATGCGGGCTATGCCGGGCATATCAACGCGGATTCGGGCCTGGGCGACTGGCAGTTCGGCCAATCCCTGCTGGAACGATTGATCGACAATGCGCAGGAACAGGCGTCTGCGATGCGCCAGATGCGCCCGGCCCTGCCCATGGCTCAGGCCGCGCGGCCGCCCCTCCACCCATAG
- a CDS encoding YezD family protein, giving the protein MSEHKPIELRHARIEGQRADITVSIDKVRGVLEALRFGSITLTVHDARVVQIDVTEKTRLTG; this is encoded by the coding sequence ATGAGCGAGCATAAACCCATCGAACTCCGCCACGCCCGCATCGAGGGCCAGCGCGCCGACATAACCGTCAGCATCGACAAGGTGCGCGGCGTGCTGGAAGCGCTGCGCTTCGGATCGATCACGCTGACCGTCCATGATGCGCGCGTGGTCCAGATCGACGTGACGGAAAAAACGCGCCTGACGGGCTGA
- a CDS encoding OsmC family protein translates to MKINRSGSAVWTGGLKDGKGAISTQSGALDAYPYGFATRFEGQPGSNPEELIAAAHASCFTMALSLILGEAGLTAEKMETTAVVTLEKQDDGFAVTASKLTLKATIAGTDDATFQELAGKAKANCPISKLLKADISLEAELLN, encoded by the coding sequence ATGAAAATCAATCGCAGCGGTTCGGCAGTGTGGACGGGCGGCCTGAAGGACGGGAAGGGTGCCATCTCTACCCAGAGCGGCGCGCTGGACGCCTATCCCTATGGTTTTGCGACGCGCTTCGAGGGACAGCCGGGCAGCAACCCGGAAGAACTGATCGCCGCCGCCCACGCCTCCTGCTTCACCATGGCGCTGTCGCTGATCCTGGGCGAAGCCGGGCTGACGGCCGAGAAGATGGAAACGACCGCGGTCGTGACGCTGGAAAAGCAGGATGACGGTTTCGCCGTGACCGCCAGCAAGCTGACGCTCAAGGCCACCATCGCCGGCACCGACGACGCGACGTTCCAGGAACTGGCGGGCAAGGCCAAGGCGAACTGCCCGATCTCCAAACTGTTGAAGGCCGATATCAGCCTTGAGGCGGAACTGCTGAACTGA